In Rhinolophus sinicus isolate RSC01 linkage group LG01, ASM3656204v1, whole genome shotgun sequence, the genomic stretch gTATCCAAAAGATATTActattgttctattttttgatgcaaaaaaaattaatgaaatatactTGGTTTATGTAGTTCACAACTTTTTGTTCttaatcatatgtatatatatatatatatatatatatatatatatatatatatataaaataggtatatacatgtatgtatgtatatgtagatatatatcaTAGagatacgtatgtatgtatatgtgtgtatctacttctgtgatatatatatctcactatttttttgaaaatacataaataaacaaggtatattttattaagcttttttaaaaattgtaaaatctgTTCGTTTTTATCTCATATGGACATAGCTATTTGCatcagaaacaacaacaaaattagcCTTTATCACAGTCAAGCAATCTAGCAAATTTACTTAACCATTCATGAGATTCTTAAACTTATTAGATTTATTTGTGATTGTTTGGTTTCAAAATGACTCATTGAGGTTGAaatatcttgctttttttcagaatgaaaagtAAAGATGGAATAAATTTTGATAAAGGAGAGTAAGAGATTTAACATCCAAGGCAAACATTGGATTTAGTGTTCTTTTAAAACCTGAAAGCCTTTTGAGTCCATATTCCATCTTAAAGACTTACTATAAGTTGTGGCAGGCAgaatttattccttcattcactcgacaaatatgttttgttttgcagaaCAGTGAACAAATTCAGATGGGAAAATGTATTATCAAAAATACCGCTTacaaacttcaaaacaaaaaacaacagtaacaagaaaataaaacactcagtTACATGTTACAGTCACGTAAAGTAAACATAATGATAATGACCCAAACCCAAGATATGGTCACATTGTACTGGGGCTTTAACTTGAACCTCGGGCTTAAACTTGAGTTTGGTTTACTACCATCACTGAGTGAGCTGAGGAAATCCACAAAGTCTTGATCTAGTCTATGTAAAGCTAATATACAATGTATGACAGGACCAACTAATCTTCTTATCCTTGTTTTTTGTCTCAGTCACTTCTCCACCGCACATTTAGTTCTGGAGAGTTTTAAGGCATGAGGACATTATGAGACACTGTTAAAAATATCATATGACCTTAAAAGTATAGaacttttttgaaatttaagacttaataaataagtaatagcttctggaaaaaaaaaaatgtttgctgattgcctaagagaaaataaagggtATGAAACACAAGACTGGTAAAGAATATATAAGGataaaaatatgatgataacattaaaaatatgagtaGAGGGATGAAATATTGTTTGGAAAAATGGATTAGAGCAAAAGACCTAACTGGTGTAAGTATGTATTGAGGATGAGTGCAGATTTAAAGAGAAGTGTGATAAGAGAAATGTATATGCATTATCAGGAAGagtagagaaggaagaaaaatggtaaCTGTAAAGCAGGGCAGCAAGATCATCTATGTTTTTAGATACTACCTTTCTATTCTGGAAAATAGGTtaaagatgtaaagaaaatatttttgaacaggTGTTCAGATTGGTTATGAGTGTGAGTTTGTTCTTTTGGATAGTCCctcagcttttaaaataaattttactatgaTGGTAGACCAGAAGGATATTTTACAAAAGGgtatataaattcaaaatagttttttttgtgtgtgtgtgtatggtatgtgtgtgtgtgtgtgtgtgtgtgtgtgtgtgtattttcaactTGGGAAAtacatttgacatttaaaatttgatagattaagaattttaaatttgatcAATGTATTTGAATCTAGGTGGAAGTAAGATAGAACAACCCAAAAAAAGATATGAACATTAGAAATGACAAAATGTTTAATGAGTAAACGCCATCAAATAACAACAATGCAATATGATTAGTaatgaagaattttatttaacaatttttattttgtaactttgaAGACAGATGcttttgtcattaaaaaagaaggaatgtaATGTGTTCAAGGGTGTTCTAACTAGGCAGCTATGCaagcacaaaaattttaatgagtCTGAGCCTCTGCTTGTGTCAGCAAACAGATTAATGAGTTGCCTCTTGTAAAGGAATAATTTGGAATGATACAAAAGAATGGTCACATGTTTTATCACATGCTGTGCTCAGGGTATATAAGCATCCTCCTACACATGCTGACATTCACACTCAGGATCTTGCCTTGAACTGCAAAGCACGTACCACCACTGACACCATGAGCTACTACGGCAGCTACTACGGAGGCCTGGGCTATGGCTATGGAGGCTTTGGTGGCCTGGGCTACGGCTATGGCTGCGGGTGTGGCAGCTTCCGCAGACTGGGCTATGGCTGTGGTTATGGAGGCTATGGCTATGGCTGTTGTCGTCCATGGTCCTATGGCAGATATGGATTCTCTGGCTTCTACTGAAATCCTGCCCCAAGAGCCCAACATCTGAGGCTATGAGATGATTAGTCTAATTAATCAAAAATTGAACCAAACAAGATCACTGGGATCAAGCCAAGATCAAGAACATTTAGCCTCTTAGATTTAAAGAATATCCATCATCTAATATTATATTTACCTGTCATGTCTCCTCTATTTGTACTTTCATTACTGTGAAACAGGAAAATTGGTTTTCCTGTTCCCTTTGCAATAAAGTATTCTTATTCAAAATGGTACacacagttttaattatttatttaatttaattgttaCTCTTCCTTTTCCTGGTGTATTTCCTTTTTGGAATCCTTCCAAAGAAACAGTCCTGATGTTTTGGTTATATGTCCCTACAATTATTATAGCACTATAAAAAGTTTATAAGGACTACTTCACTTTACCCATTAATTACCTCATTTTGCTTagcagtgtttttatttcttatttagaatATTCAACCTATTAATTTATAGTTTAGCTGGATCTGAAAAAACCAAAATAGTAAACAATGTTTActaaatgctattaaaatattaaaatgcattttaaagactCAGGCTTGTTTACTAAACAAGAGTAAATTTGTTCAGTCAGTTAGTAAAACCTACCCTTTCAGTCAATCTAGTAGTAGTGTATTATCTTTACATTGACATATATTCTTTACCAATCCTGTGTATCATACATAGTATATTAGCTTTACATAGACTAGATCAAGTAATATTGCCATGACTCCATTGGACAACAATACTACTTACTTTGACAGAGTACAACTATAACTATTCTATTTAttgctttattaaatttattggggtgacattggttagtaaaattatataggcttcaagtgtacaattataacacatcatctatatattgcattgtgtattctccactcaaagtcagttctccttccattaccatatatttgatccccttcatccttttctacctcccttctctccccttaccctcaggtaaccactaaactgttgtctgtgtctatgagtttttgtttgtttgcttgtcttgttcatttgttgctttcagttttatatcccacatatgagtgaaaccatatggttctatttttaatagttaattGCATTTCTCCATAATTTGAGGAAAAGCCTCAAAGAAGAATACTAATCAATATACTTGGAGAAAGTGTTGGACACTCCTAGTGTAAAGCAGTAGTAGCATataatagaatttgaaattaCTGCTTTTATGGATCTCTgctgaatataaaggaaaaactgaatcATATCTTTACTTCCAGGAAAAAGCTATGGCTTATCTTAGGGAGAACACGTCACAACAGGTTCATCAACCCCAAAACTGGTGTATATCTGGCAGACTTAAACAGGCAGAGTGTGATATACTGAAACCAGTTgggtttatttgtaattttatgtcTTCAGCTTGgcttaatgaaaatgaaatactcaaATTATcaactgtcttttatttttagaaggaTCAGTGAAAATGGAACAAGTTctgaagaaagaagacaaaaactaAATAATGTGTGAGATAGTAAAATGTCTtaattagaacaaaaaaataaacatagaagaaaagatgtataaattggatttcatcatattacaatgttctttttatatataaatagcaTCTTAACgttgaaaaaaataccaaaccAAGTACtgagtgaaaatattttcattacataaaTCTGACAAAACACTAGTACCCACAACTGTAAAGAGCTCATgttaatcaataataaaaatactgatcAAACACACTCCATTAAAAATGGCCAAAAtacatgaacagacacttcaaaGAGAAGGATGGCCTATAAACATATTAGTGGCCTATAAACATATGTAAAGGATCCAATATCATTGTCAaactaaattaaaacaatattcagATATCAGTAATACCTAGAagaatgattaaattaaggaGTCTGAAGTGACCAATGTGATTAAGGAcgtggaacaactggaactctcatagaTTGCTGCTGGTACTGTAAATTTAACAAGTGTATTGGAAAATTGTTTGGCAGAATCTACTGAAGATATATTTGCAATTCATGGCCTATGTATAATGTATACCAAAGGCAAAGCATACCTAAATCTACAAAAAAGATCTCTATTAAAAGACACACATCATTGTTATTCATACAcattagccaaaaaaaaaaaaaagagggagaaaggaagaaagaaacaaagaagaaagaaagaaagaaagaaagaaagaaagaaagaaagaaagaaagaaagaaagaaagaaagaaagaaagaaagaaagaaagaaagaaaagaaagactccaaaggcaagggaagtaaaagctaaaataaatgaatgggattaaaTCAAACTTAAACgcttctgcacaggaaaggaaaccgtcgacaaaataaagaggcaaccaactgaatgagagaagatttttgcaaacagtttccccgataatgggctaatatcgaaaatatacaaagaactcatacaactcaacaacaaaaaaaacaaacaacccaattgaaaaatgggcagaggacctgaagagacatttcttcaaagaggacatacaaatggcaaatacacatatgaaaaaacactcaacatcactaatcatcagagaaatgcaaataaaaaccacaatgagatattacctcaccccggttggaatggctatcatcaacaagacaaatagtaacaagtgttggagaggctgtggagaaaaaggaaccctcatacactgttggtgggaatgcagactggtgcagccgttatggaaggcagtgtggaggttcctcaaaaaactacgaatagggccggcccggtggctcaggctgttagagctccatgttcctggctccaagggctgccggttcgatttccacatgggccagtgggctctcaatcacaaggttgccggttcaactcccacaagggatgctgggctgaggcccccctgccccccctgcaactagcaaaggcaactggacctggagctgggctgcaccctctacaactaagactgaaaggacaacttgaagctgaatggcaccctccacaactaggattgaaaggacaacagcttgacttggaaaaaagtcctggaactgcacactgttccccaataaagtcctgttcgccttctccaataaaatctttaaaaacaaaaaacaaaaaaaactatgaatagaattaccatatgacttatcaatccctctcctgggcacctatccaaaaagtctgaaaacatttatccataaagacaagtgtgctccaatgttctttgcagctttatttacgttGGCCAAGAccaacaaccaaaatgtccttcgatagatgaatggataaagaagttgtggtatatacacacaatggaatactattcggtggtaagaaatgatgaaataggaccatttgtgacaacatggatggctcttgagattataatgctaagcgaaataagtcagacagaaaaagtagagaaccatatgatttcactgatatgtgttatagaAACctagaacaacaaaagaacaagacagacaaatgagaaaaaaaactcatagacacagacaatagtttagtggttaccagagggtaagggggaagggtggtggtagatgagggtaaaggggatcaaatatatggtgatggaaggagaactgactctgggtggtgaacacacaatgtgatttatagatgatgtaatacagaattgtatacctgaaatctatgtaactttactaacaattgtcaccccaataaattttaattaaaaaaaaaggaaagaagagagaggcaaagagagaaaaaagaaactgctCAAATATTGATTTTACTAGAGTAGGCTCTTTTCTAGCAATGAACACAACAAACTAATGCTATGAGCAGCAACAAAGATGTATCTTACAGCAGCAGGGATGTACAGGGGAAAGTGTTGGTATCTGGTCTGATTCCATTCATGTGACATATAGAACAGGTAAACGTCTAGGGAATAATGCTAATGGATAGGGTCAAGAGAAAAACTGGGGGAACTTGAACGTGACTGATCTAGGTGATCTGGGAATACATGCAAAATATCATTAGCTTTTACactgaaaatgtgtgtgtttcaCAATATGCTTTGAAttacaacaaataaatgaaacaatgggttgtatgtttctttaaaacaagaaagcTGTTTCAGCCAGTTCCTCCTTTAAATTCTTAGATGCACTTATAGTGTTACCCATGTCTACAAAAGATGTGGTCCTTATAGGTAAGGATCTTGGAATGCATTCATCCAGCCAACTCTTCTTTATTTGTTGAGTTTCTACCGCCTGCTAGTCATTGAACAGCAGTCATGTAAGTCCAGTTGGGAAAATGCATCATTTGATAATTGCTTATAAACTCAACAAAAGATGAACAGTATATTTGAACTTATAAAAAGCTAACAAGAATTTAGATGCTTAATTCAAGTTAAGAGCATATCTGGAGGGACTGGACAGGATTCCGGTCAGTCTTAGTATGGGTGATTTAATTCATGGAGTAAGCTCCTTTAGGTCATGAAGGAATTTCTGTCTTCAATTAGTATTTTTCTCCACCCTcccattttatattatatacacagtttggtttttgtttgttttgttttttttgagattCTGAAGATATTTCCAGTGTTAACAGTCTCTTATGAAATTTTCCTGGGTTTTGGAGATGGCATATATTCTGAACATTAAAgatcttaacaaatatttaacattttagtaGAGACTAGTTAGCTATTTTCTGAAAggataaaagaaatgaactcagTGGTCAAAGAGAATACCAAGGCAAAACTATTGTGGTAATAGTGAAGATATGTATGGAAGAATTTAAGTAAGGATTGGATAAAAATGTATGGGATCAAAAGagaaattgtatatatttcaCTATTTCACCTACTCCCAATCCTAATGGGTATTGGGAGGAACTGAGGCGAAGTGATGTTTGAAAATAGATTGAATAAGAGGGCCGATATATGgatgagaggaaagggaggaaatggTGTCTATAATGAAAGCGAAGCAGATGTCATCTCCATTTTTGGTAGTACTTTGAACAGATGATATGCCAGAAAGGGAGTCAGGATgtgaaaaaagaattttgaagagTTTTTAAGACTGTTTATAAAGTagatttttgattactgtaatTTTCCTTTGCTGTTTGAACAATATAACCCAATGTTATTAAtccaaatatttgtattttgcaaACTagtaagcaaaatgaaaagaaaagaatattgcTTGTGACAGCTAATGCTATAAAATAACCGGAAAAACACAGTtctatttcaactttttttttttcctgaagttccATGTTACTTTTCACAGCAGGTGAGCTGATGCTTACAGGTTTTCAAAAAATTCTTTAGCTTTGAAAAGAGACTTCACCGTGCAGTATTTGAAAGTATATGATAAACTGTAAACTTGATTTGaccaatttctttcatttaatggtaagtgaagaaaaataattcaaagaaagccagagataaaacaataattttaaaacacaacacTATCAAATGTGTTATATAATATACTAGGCTATGAAGAACTTTAATTAGTCTAATATGTCCAGATTTTGAAGATACAGCAATTTCTTCTCATAAAAGAGATGGAGTATGTTTGAGAGGCACCATGACTAGTCAACAATGTGACTCAAACACTTTAATGAGCGCGAGGGTCACCACTGATATTAGGATTGTGTCAACTAAGGGTAACACATAGAATGatgcaaaacaaaaatagttgGCATGTGCTTTATCACATGATCTGAAGCGGGTATAAAAGTATACCAGTACAGAGGCTGATATTCACCCTCAGGATCTTGCTTTGAACAGTAAACCAAATCACCACCACTGACTTCATGAGTTACTACGGAGGCCTGGGCTATGGCTATGGAGGCTTTGGTGGCCTAGGCTATGGCTATGGCTGTGGATATGGCAGCTTCCGCAGACTGGGCTA encodes the following:
- the LOC141567947 gene encoding keratin-associated protein 19-8, whose protein sequence is MSYYGGLGYGYGGFGGLGYGYGCGYGSFRRLGYGCGYGGYGYGCCRPSCYGGYGFSRFY
- the LOC109446503 gene encoding keratin-associated protein 19-8, translated to MSYYGSYYGGLGYGYGGFGGLGYGYGCGCGSFRRLGYGCGYGGYGYGCCRPWSYGRYGFSGFY